The proteins below are encoded in one region of Limnochorda pilosa:
- a CDS encoding SDR family NAD(P)-dependent oxidoreductase gives MSPWTGTVALITGASSGLGRQLAGELGRRGARVGLLARREAELAEAAREVEAAGGRALPLPADVGDVAAVRAATARLHEAFGPVDLLVVNAGVGGSGPVERIDPERHAKVIRTNLLGAIHAVGCVLPSMLQRRSGKIVAVSSLAGWRGLPGTAAYSASKAALSTYFESLRVDLRSHGIRVTVVDPGFIDTPMTAGRSGLPLLVPVDVAARRILRAAERGAPTLAFPWPLALSLRLVRLLPARLYDPLAARAAWFAFQPAGGRPRSRPNP, from the coding sequence ATGTCACCGTGGACCGGCACGGTTGCGTTGATCACCGGCGCCTCCAGCGGGCTGGGGCGCCAGCTCGCGGGGGAGCTCGGCCGCCGCGGGGCTCGGGTCGGCCTGCTCGCGCGCCGGGAGGCGGAGCTCGCCGAGGCCGCTCGGGAGGTGGAGGCGGCCGGCGGGCGCGCCCTACCCCTGCCGGCCGACGTGGGCGACGTGGCCGCGGTTCGAGCGGCCACGGCCCGCCTGCACGAGGCCTTCGGGCCCGTGGACCTGCTGGTCGTCAACGCAGGGGTGGGGGGATCGGGGCCCGTCGAGCGGATCGATCCCGAGCGCCACGCCAAGGTGATCCGCACCAACCTGCTGGGGGCCATCCACGCGGTGGGCTGCGTGCTGCCGTCCATGCTACAGCGCCGGTCCGGAAAGATCGTGGCCGTTTCCAGCCTCGCGGGCTGGAGAGGGCTCCCCGGTACGGCCGCCTACTCGGCCAGCAAGGCGGCCCTCTCCACCTACTTCGAGAGCCTGCGGGTGGACCTGCGTTCCCATGGGATCCGGGTCACGGTGGTGGATCCGGGCTTCATCGACACACCCATGACCGCTGGCCGCAGCGGGTTGCCTCTGCTGGTCCCCGTGGACGTGGCCGCCCGGCGGATCTTGCGGGCGGCCGAGCGGGGGGCGCCCACCCTCGCCTTCCCCTGGCCTCTGGCCCTCTCCTTGCGGCTGGTGCGGCTCCTGCCGGCCCGGCTTTACGACCCGCTGGCGGCACGCGCCGCCTGGTTCGCCTTCCAGCCTGCCGGCGGACGGCCCAGGAGCCGGCCGAACCCTTAG
- the hutI gene encoding imidazolonepropionase, translating into MADPKEPDLGTTGVTPRGAQPSGTGRPPLRQLYTEIAQLVTMAGHSERPVAGSAAGKIGLIEDAYMLVEGDRVARVGRMRDLKPTLLREATVHEVGRRVVVPGFVDPHTHACFTGWRAQEFRQRVLGATYREIMEAGGGILSTVEAVRAASQGELEAALSEFLGQMLAQGTTTVEVKSGYGLATSDELKQLRAIREVGRLQPVEVVPTFLGAHQVPPEFRNNRAGYVQLLVEEMLPAVARAGLAEACDVFCEEGVFSVEETRQILLRGRELGLKVKLHADELAGSGGAELAGELAALSADHLLQPSDAGLERLKEAGTVAVLLPGTALFLGSDRFAPARRMVEMGIPVALATDFNPGSSPLQSMPLVMSLACVRMGLSPEEALVAATINAAHALGRADRVGSLEPGKQADFVLVDAPGYLHLAYRFGAPLVEQVFKRGRSVWRRAPEQV; encoded by the coding sequence ATGGCAGACCCGAAGGAACCGGACCTCGGAACCACCGGCGTCACACCACGCGGCGCCCAGCCATCCGGCACCGGGCGCCCGCCCCTGCGCCAGCTCTATACCGAGATCGCCCAGCTCGTGACGATGGCGGGTCATTCGGAGCGACCCGTCGCGGGCTCCGCTGCTGGCAAGATCGGCCTCATCGAAGACGCCTACATGCTGGTGGAAGGCGACCGGGTGGCCCGGGTGGGGCGGATGAGGGATCTGAAGCCCACGCTGCTGCGTGAGGCCACCGTCCACGAGGTGGGCCGGCGGGTGGTCGTGCCCGGCTTCGTGGACCCCCACACCCACGCGTGCTTCACCGGTTGGCGTGCCCAGGAGTTCCGCCAGAGGGTGCTGGGGGCGACGTACCGGGAGATCATGGAGGCCGGCGGCGGCATCCTGAGCACCGTGGAGGCGGTACGGGCCGCGAGCCAGGGCGAGCTGGAGGCGGCCCTGAGCGAGTTCCTGGGGCAGATGCTCGCCCAGGGGACCACCACCGTGGAGGTGAAGAGCGGCTACGGGCTCGCCACCTCCGATGAGTTGAAGCAGCTTCGAGCCATCAGGGAGGTAGGGCGCTTGCAGCCGGTGGAAGTGGTGCCCACCTTCCTGGGCGCCCACCAGGTGCCCCCCGAGTTCCGCAACAACCGGGCCGGATACGTGCAACTCCTGGTGGAGGAGATGCTCCCCGCCGTCGCCCGTGCCGGGCTCGCCGAGGCGTGCGACGTCTTCTGCGAGGAGGGGGTGTTCAGCGTCGAGGAGACCCGGCAGATCCTCCTCCGAGGCCGGGAGCTGGGGCTGAAGGTGAAGCTCCACGCCGACGAGCTGGCGGGCAGCGGCGGGGCGGAGCTGGCAGGGGAGCTGGCCGCCCTGAGCGCGGACCACCTGCTCCAACCCAGCGACGCGGGGCTCGAGCGGCTGAAGGAGGCCGGCACGGTGGCCGTTCTGCTGCCGGGCACCGCCCTTTTCCTCGGTTCCGACCGCTTTGCACCGGCCCGGCGCATGGTCGAGATGGGCATCCCCGTCGCGCTGGCCACGGACTTCAACCCCGGCAGCTCGCCCCTCCAGAGCATGCCGCTCGTGATGAGCCTCGCCTGCGTCCGGATGGGCCTCAGCCCCGAAGAAGCCCTGGTGGCCGCCACGATCAACGCCGCCCACGCGCTCGGCCGGGCGGACCGGGTGGGCAGCCTCGAGCCTGGCAAGCAGGCGGACTTCGTCCTCGTCGACGCCCCGGGCTACCTGCACCTCGCCTACCGGTTCGGCGCTCCCCTGGTGGAGCAGGTCTTCAAGCGGGGCCGGTCCGTCTGGCGAAGGGCGCCCGAGCAGGTCTAG
- a CDS encoding phenylacetate--CoA ligase family protein yields the protein MLHAAMSDGFFARRLAEAHARSVGIRRLLEQAGVAVEEVCTPSDLARLPVTPKEHLSAMQREDPPFGGFLAAPLHQVKRVFMSPGPIYDVEGAEAGFWHSREALVAAGFGPGDVVINTFSYHLSPASFLVEAGLHELGATVIPAGVGSKEQQVQVMREAGATGYTGVPSYLLALLEEAERQVGQGRAAAPPGSDPRTGLRLRKAWFTAEKLDESLRQRLQDVYGIDAYQGYGTAELGMLAYECVERRGMHLVDAVVVELLDPATREPVPDGTPGEVVVTSLGETYPLVRLGTGDLSSVLPGDCACGRPSPRLSGILGRVGEAVKVRGMFLYPHHLRELLSRFPELTAVHGRVDREEHRDVLHLAFAADPLPDPDRAQDLRERIVAQAREVTRVRPDRIDFLPPDALPQGRLLEDARAWEAR from the coding sequence GTGCTCCACGCCGCCATGTCCGACGGGTTCTTTGCGCGCCGCCTGGCCGAGGCCCACGCCCGTTCGGTAGGGATCCGCCGCCTCCTCGAGCAGGCCGGGGTGGCCGTGGAGGAGGTCTGTACCCCTTCGGACCTGGCCCGCCTCCCGGTGACCCCGAAGGAGCATCTCTCCGCCATGCAGCGGGAGGACCCGCCTTTCGGCGGTTTCCTGGCCGCACCGCTGCACCAGGTAAAGCGGGTCTTCATGTCCCCCGGGCCCATCTACGACGTGGAAGGCGCCGAGGCGGGCTTCTGGCACAGCCGTGAGGCGCTGGTGGCCGCGGGCTTCGGCCCCGGAGACGTGGTGATCAACACCTTCTCGTACCATCTCAGCCCCGCCTCGTTCCTGGTGGAGGCGGGCCTCCACGAGCTGGGCGCCACGGTGATCCCGGCCGGCGTGGGGTCCAAGGAGCAGCAGGTGCAGGTCATGCGGGAGGCTGGCGCGACCGGATACACCGGGGTGCCCAGCTACCTCCTGGCTCTGCTGGAGGAAGCCGAGCGCCAAGTGGGGCAGGGACGGGCAGCAGCGCCTCCAGGCTCGGACCCCCGAACAGGCCTCAGGCTCCGCAAGGCGTGGTTCACCGCCGAGAAGCTGGACGAGTCCCTCCGGCAGCGCCTCCAGGACGTCTACGGCATCGACGCGTACCAGGGCTACGGTACGGCTGAGCTCGGGATGCTCGCCTACGAGTGCGTGGAGCGCCGCGGGATGCACCTGGTGGACGCGGTGGTGGTGGAGCTCCTGGATCCCGCCACCCGTGAACCCGTGCCCGACGGAACGCCGGGCGAGGTGGTCGTGACGTCGCTGGGCGAGACCTATCCTCTGGTCCGTCTCGGCACGGGCGACCTTTCCAGCGTCCTTCCGGGAGACTGCGCCTGTGGGCGGCCGTCCCCCCGTCTCAGCGGCATCCTGGGCCGCGTGGGCGAAGCCGTCAAGGTGCGGGGCATGTTCCTGTACCCCCACCACCTCCGGGAGCTCCTCTCCCGCTTCCCCGAGCTCACCGCCGTCCACGGCCGGGTGGACCGGGAGGAGCATCGGGACGTGCTCCACCTGGCCTTCGCGGCCGACCCCCTCCCGGACCCCGATCGGGCCCAGGACCTGCGCGAGCGGATCGTTGCCCAGGCCCGCGAGGTGACGCGGGTCCGCCCGGACCGCATCGACTTCCTCCCGCCGGATGCCCTGCCCCAGGGCCGCCTGCTGGAGGACGCCCGGGCCTGGGAGGCTCGGTAG
- a CDS encoding D-alanine--D-alanine ligase family protein encodes MAKPRVGVVCGGPSAEAEVSRVSGRGVAEALRATYEDVVVLELEPSISGRLQEERVDVVFPVLHGPPGEDGCFQGLLEILGLPYVGSGVLASACAMDKVTAKRLFRASGLPVAREVVVAPAERPAEAAERVRAELGADVVVKPARQGSAVGVGFGHDGTLEEALAQALHFGDAVLVEERVRGKEITVAVLERDDRVEALPVIEIRTPPGSWYDYPHRYTPGWSEHVIPAPLPEATYARTQEVACLAHQALGCRDLSRVDFVVPDSGEPVLLEVNTIPGMTPTSLYPDAARAAGISFEQLVAHLVERALARGGSRG; translated from the coding sequence GTGGCGAAGCCCCGAGTGGGCGTGGTGTGCGGGGGCCCGTCGGCCGAGGCGGAGGTCTCGAGGGTATCGGGACGTGGCGTGGCCGAGGCGCTCCGGGCCACGTACGAGGACGTGGTGGTCCTGGAGCTCGAGCCGTCGATCTCCGGGCGCCTGCAGGAAGAGCGGGTGGACGTGGTCTTCCCCGTCCTTCACGGCCCTCCGGGTGAGGACGGCTGCTTCCAGGGTCTCCTGGAGATCCTGGGGCTTCCCTACGTGGGTAGCGGCGTGCTGGCCAGCGCCTGCGCTATGGACAAGGTGACCGCCAAGCGGCTCTTCCGGGCTTCCGGGCTGCCCGTGGCCCGGGAGGTGGTGGTGGCGCCCGCCGAGAGGCCGGCCGAGGCGGCAGAGCGCGTTCGGGCCGAGCTGGGCGCCGACGTGGTGGTGAAACCCGCACGCCAGGGCTCGGCCGTGGGCGTTGGCTTCGGGCACGACGGGACCCTGGAGGAGGCCCTGGCGCAGGCCCTGCACTTCGGCGATGCAGTGTTGGTGGAGGAGCGGGTGCGTGGGAAGGAGATCACCGTGGCCGTCCTCGAACGAGACGATCGGGTCGAGGCGCTGCCCGTCATCGAGATCCGCACACCACCGGGTTCCTGGTACGACTACCCGCACCGGTATACCCCCGGCTGGAGCGAGCACGTCATCCCGGCACCCCTGCCCGAGGCTACGTACGCTCGAACCCAGGAGGTGGCCTGCCTGGCCCACCAGGCCCTGGGCTGCCGGGATCTCTCCCGCGTCGACTTCGTGGTCCCCGATTCTGGGGAACCAGTGCTTCTTGAGGTGAACACCATCCCCGGTATGACGCCCACCAGCCTCTATCCCGACGCCGCCCGGGCCGCGGGGATCTCCTTCGAGCAGCTGGTCGCCCATCTGGTCGAGCGGGCGCTGGCGCGGGGCGGGAGCAGAGGGTGA
- a CDS encoding chromate transporter: MPATFLHRLLDLFVGLFRASMLGYGGGPASIPLLEAEAVEHYHWLTPDEFATLLAAGNALPGPILTKMAGYIGYHVAGWVGALVGLITVVLPTALLLIGLLGLLQRFSESPVVAGMLKGVRPVVWVLFISLAIDYLAFVKTPPAILIAGAALAGIYLLHLHPAVLVAGALVVGAVFLR; this comes from the coding sequence TTGCCCGCGACCTTCCTGCACCGGCTCCTCGACCTCTTCGTCGGCCTCTTCCGGGCCAGCATGCTCGGCTACGGGGGAGGCCCCGCGAGCATCCCCTTGCTGGAGGCGGAGGCGGTCGAGCACTACCACTGGCTGACACCCGATGAGTTCGCCACCCTCCTGGCTGCGGGGAACGCCCTACCCGGGCCGATCCTCACCAAGATGGCCGGGTACATCGGATACCACGTGGCTGGTTGGGTGGGCGCCCTGGTCGGCCTCATCACCGTCGTCCTCCCCACCGCCCTCCTCCTGATCGGGCTGCTGGGGCTGCTCCAGCGGTTCAGCGAGAGCCCCGTGGTGGCAGGCATGCTCAAGGGCGTGCGGCCGGTGGTCTGGGTCCTCTTCATCTCGCTGGCCATTGACTACCTGGCCTTCGTCAAGACCCCGCCGGCCATTCTCATTGCAGGAGCAGCCCTCGCTGGCATCTATCTCCTGCACCTCCACCCGGCGGTTCTGGTGGCTGGCGCGCTGGTGGTGGGGGCGGTCTTCCTGCGGTAG
- the ftcD gene encoding glutamate formimidoyltransferase — protein sequence MRLVEMIQCVPNFSEGRRQEVIDALVAACRAPGVALLDHHADRDHNRLVVTFVGDRAAVRDAALRAARAAMELIDVESHQGSHPRMGALDVLPFVPVRGVTMADCVALAEEVGRVLGEMGLPVYLYEEAARTPERRSLADVRRGEYEGLRADVAEGRRLPDFGPPALGRAGATAVGARKPLVAFNVNLGTPDVKVAKAVANRVREARGGLRNVRAIGLALEGRPAVQVSMNLVDTEATPIYRALELVRVEAARYGAPVVGTEVVGLAPQAALVDSAAYYLQLEGFRADEQVLENRVTEALLVEVEGHEPAGADSGPLAPDATPRAGEVAAMGKLPLEQFLEVLASEAPAPGGGSAAAVAGGMAAALVAMVARLSQGKRFAEVAEEMVRVAQEADALRRRLETLAEADTEAFRQVMAAYRLPKETEAEKRTRRQAIARALERAGRIPLETARAALELLPLATAVGERGNGSSASDAAAAAHLLGAAVEGALLNVEINAASLKRMADVDAARSGEELAGAVVELRGRLNAMLPPLVAACEARVRGTG from the coding sequence ATGCGGTTGGTGGAGATGATCCAGTGTGTGCCCAACTTCAGCGAGGGGCGGCGCCAGGAGGTGATCGACGCCCTGGTGGCCGCATGCCGGGCTCCGGGCGTCGCCCTGCTGGATCACCACGCCGATCGAGACCACAACCGGCTGGTGGTCACCTTCGTGGGGGACCGGGCGGCGGTCCGGGACGCTGCCCTGCGGGCGGCCCGGGCGGCCATGGAGCTCATCGACGTGGAGTCCCACCAGGGCAGCCACCCCCGGATGGGCGCGCTGGACGTCCTCCCATTCGTGCCGGTGCGGGGTGTCACCATGGCCGACTGCGTGGCCCTGGCGGAGGAGGTGGGCCGGGTGCTGGGCGAGATGGGCCTGCCCGTCTACCTTTACGAGGAGGCGGCCCGCACGCCCGAACGCCGCAGCCTGGCCGACGTGCGCCGGGGCGAGTACGAGGGCCTGCGGGCGGACGTGGCCGAGGGCCGACGGCTTCCGGACTTCGGCCCCCCCGCCCTGGGCCGGGCGGGCGCGACGGCCGTGGGCGCCCGAAAGCCGCTGGTGGCTTTCAACGTGAACCTGGGTACCCCCGATGTGAAGGTGGCCAAAGCCGTGGCCAACCGGGTTCGGGAAGCCCGGGGCGGCCTAAGGAACGTGCGGGCCATCGGGCTGGCGCTCGAGGGCCGGCCGGCCGTGCAGGTCTCCATGAACCTGGTGGACACCGAGGCGACCCCCATCTACCGGGCCCTGGAGCTGGTGCGGGTGGAGGCGGCCCGGTACGGAGCGCCCGTGGTGGGCACGGAGGTCGTGGGCCTGGCGCCCCAGGCGGCCCTGGTGGACTCGGCCGCCTACTACCTCCAGCTCGAAGGGTTCAGGGCCGACGAGCAGGTGCTGGAGAACCGGGTGACGGAGGCGCTCCTGGTCGAGGTGGAAGGGCACGAGCCGGCGGGGGCGGACAGCGGCCCGCTCGCCCCGGACGCGACCCCTCGGGCAGGCGAGGTCGCGGCCATGGGGAAGCTCCCCCTGGAGCAGTTCCTTGAGGTCCTGGCCTCCGAGGCCCCGGCACCGGGGGGCGGGAGCGCCGCCGCTGTGGCCGGAGGCATGGCCGCGGCGTTGGTGGCCATGGTGGCCCGGCTGAGCCAGGGCAAGCGGTTCGCCGAGGTGGCCGAAGAGATGGTCCGGGTGGCCCAGGAGGCTGACGCCCTCCGGCGCCGCCTCGAGACGCTGGCGGAGGCCGACACCGAGGCCTTCCGGCAGGTAATGGCCGCCTACCGCCTACCCAAGGAGACGGAGGCCGAGAAGCGCACCCGCAGGCAGGCCATCGCCCGGGCGCTGGAGCGGGCGGGACGCATCCCGCTGGAGACGGCCCGCGCGGCCCTGGAGCTCCTCCCCCTGGCCACCGCCGTGGGCGAGCGGGGGAACGGGTCCTCGGCCAGCGACGCCGCCGCGGCGGCGCACCTCCTGGGCGCCGCGGTCGAGGGCGCGCTCCTCAACGTGGAGATCAACGCGGCAAGCTTGAAACGGATGGCGGACGTGGACGCGGCACGATCCGGCGAGGAGCTGGCCGGGGCCGTGGTGGAGCTGCGCGGGCGCCTGAACGCGATGCTGCCCCCGCTCGTGGCCGCCTGTGAGGCCCGAGTCCGGGGAACCGGATAG
- a CDS encoding nucleotidyltransferase domain-containing protein, with amino-acid sequence MLTPDPSRQSESATPPAGIDLHELAAFIAARLEGLPEVAGAYLFGSVLADFQPQSDIDVALIVDAATQRDLRRTLEVEAEAQLRLGRREDHPFHVTALDPNGWFFSFRVVHSGRLVYLADEERVTNFLEDVTRQHADLYPRYRRALEEVLEG; translated from the coding sequence TTGCTCACGCCGGATCCGTCCAGGCAAAGCGAATCGGCAACCCCACCGGCAGGGATCGATCTCCATGAGCTGGCCGCCTTCATCGCAGCCCGCCTCGAAGGCCTGCCCGAGGTAGCGGGCGCTTATCTCTTCGGATCGGTTTTGGCGGACTTCCAGCCGCAGAGTGACATCGACGTCGCCCTGATCGTGGATGCCGCGACCCAGCGGGACCTGCGCCGCACGCTCGAAGTAGAGGCGGAGGCCCAGCTACGGTTGGGCCGGCGAGAGGACCATCCCTTTCACGTCACGGCCCTCGACCCCAATGGGTGGTTCTTCTCCTTCAGGGTCGTCCACTCGGGCAGGCTGGTCTATCTGGCGGATGAAGAACGGGTTACGAACTTCCTGGAGGACGTGACGCGACAGCACGCGGACCTCTACCCTAGGTATCGGCGAGCCCTCGAAGAGGTCCTTGAAGGCTAG
- the hepT gene encoding type VII toxin-antitoxin system HepT family RNase toxin — protein sequence MKTRLAYLMGEVTALRDLLTTTPDRAQLLQDAWKRRGTRYALQTSVEAIADVAYHICAKAYHKAPGDPHEAVDKLVQEGVLSAGTAKRLHGLIGLRNRLVHGYLDIDDQRLLELLAAGLGDLEAYAHEVTRYLEQASSDRPSDPHEDPPEP from the coding sequence ATGAAGACGCGCCTGGCCTATCTCATGGGGGAGGTCACCGCGCTACGTGACCTCCTCACGACCACTCCGGATCGCGCCCAACTCCTGCAGGACGCATGGAAGCGCCGCGGGACGCGTTACGCGCTCCAAACCTCCGTGGAGGCCATCGCTGACGTAGCCTACCACATCTGTGCAAAGGCCTACCACAAAGCCCCTGGCGATCCTCACGAAGCGGTCGACAAGCTGGTCCAAGAGGGCGTGCTCTCCGCGGGGACGGCGAAGCGGCTCCACGGCCTGATCGGTCTTCGGAACCGGCTCGTGCACGGCTACTTGGACATAGATGACCAGCGTCTCCTGGAGCTGCTTGCTGCCGGGCTCGGGGACTTGGAGGCCTACGCCCACGAGGTGACCAGGTACCTGGAACAGGCCTCCTCCGACCGTCCCTCCGATCCGCACGAGGATCCGCCCGAACCCTGA
- a CDS encoding 2-hydroxy-3-oxopropionate reductase: protein MRIGWIGLGIMGKPMARNLMRAGYRLSVFNRSRAAVDELAAEGAEPAASPAEVARRSDRVFTMVTDSPDVEQVVLGPQGVLEGARPGTILVDMSTISPEVSRRVAREAAARGILALDAPVSGGDVGAREGTLSIMVGGDREAFDTVLPLLQVLGRTVTHVGPPGSGQEVKLVNQIVCGLNLLAMAEGLAYAEKAGLNLETVLKVITKGAAGSWMLSNLGPKVARRDFAPGFMVRLQQKDLRLALEAAAAAGQPLPGTALVQQLFRHLEATGRGDEGTQALAKVLERLGGREEAPGSLTG from the coding sequence GTGCGCATCGGCTGGATCGGCCTGGGGATCATGGGGAAGCCCATGGCCCGAAACCTCATGCGTGCTGGCTACCGGCTGTCCGTCTTCAACCGCAGCCGGGCCGCGGTGGACGAGCTGGCCGCCGAAGGGGCCGAGCCGGCGGCCTCTCCCGCCGAGGTGGCCCGCCGGTCGGACCGCGTCTTCACCATGGTGACCGACTCTCCTGACGTGGAGCAGGTGGTGCTGGGGCCCCAAGGCGTGCTGGAAGGCGCCCGCCCCGGTACGATCCTGGTGGACATGAGCACCATCTCGCCCGAGGTTTCCCGCCGGGTGGCTCGCGAGGCCGCGGCCCGGGGGATCCTCGCCCTCGACGCGCCCGTGAGCGGGGGCGATGTGGGCGCCCGTGAGGGGACGCTCTCGATCATGGTGGGCGGGGACCGGGAGGCCTTCGACACCGTGCTTCCGCTGCTCCAGGTTCTGGGCCGCACCGTCACCCACGTGGGGCCGCCGGGATCCGGCCAGGAGGTGAAGCTCGTCAACCAGATCGTCTGCGGCCTCAACCTGCTGGCCATGGCCGAGGGGCTCGCCTACGCGGAGAAGGCGGGCCTGAACCTGGAGACGGTCCTCAAGGTGATCACCAAGGGCGCGGCCGGCTCGTGGATGCTCTCCAACCTGGGTCCGAAGGTGGCCCGGCGTGATTTCGCCCCGGGCTTCATGGTGCGCCTGCAGCAGAAGGACCTGCGGCTGGCGCTGGAGGCGGCCGCCGCGGCTGGCCAGCCCTTGCCCGGTACGGCCCTGGTGCAGCAGCTCTTCCGCCATCTGGAGGCGACAGGCCGCGGGGATGAGGGAACCCAGGCCCTGGCGAAGGTGTTGGAGCGGCTGGGTGGGCGGGAGGAGGCCCCCGGAAGCCTGACCGGCTGA